In a genomic window of Bordetella petrii:
- a CDS encoding TauD/TfdA dioxygenase family protein, translated as MEFEIRRLSSGIGAEIIGVDLSADIDEKTFAQIEKCWLENVILLFRGQKLNNEQHVRFSARFGKLDEHDDIKRLRDPDHHEILPVLSIPGEKRLRVGAQWHSDMSHSLCPPKASLLRCEEIPPLGGDTMFGNMYLAYERLSESMKRLLDDLWCVHDMTIAKHNIGQYNEVRKRQPPVAQPIIRIHPETGKKGLNRDSCGKGSCLSGSMQPWMAG; from the coding sequence ATGGAATTTGAGATACGCAGGCTTTCATCAGGTATTGGGGCCGAAATCATCGGCGTAGACTTGAGTGCGGACATTGATGAAAAAACTTTCGCTCAGATCGAGAAGTGCTGGTTGGAAAATGTGATCCTACTTTTTCGCGGGCAAAAGCTGAATAACGAGCAGCATGTTCGTTTCAGCGCACGGTTCGGCAAGCTTGACGAGCACGACGACATCAAACGCTTGCGCGATCCCGATCATCACGAAATCCTGCCGGTGTTGAGCATCCCGGGGGAAAAGCGTCTGCGTGTCGGCGCGCAATGGCATTCAGACATGTCGCATTCTCTGTGCCCTCCAAAGGCGTCGCTGCTGCGATGCGAGGAGATTCCACCATTGGGAGGCGATACCATGTTCGGCAATATGTATCTTGCTTACGAGCGCCTCTCGGAATCAATGAAACGACTATTGGACGATCTTTGGTGTGTGCACGATATGACAATTGCCAAGCACAACATCGGCCAGTACAACGAGGTACGCAAACGCCAACCGCCAGTCGCTCAGCCTATCATCCGCATCCATCCCGAAACTGGAAAAAAGGGGCTCAATCGCGATTCCTGTGGAAAGGGCTCATGCCTGAGCGGAAGCATGCAGCCATGGATGGCGGGGTAG
- a CDS encoding ISL3 family transposase has protein sequence MQEQLFTQALGLTPPWAVDGVSFRPDEGAIHFEVSCDAARLACPACGAADQPVHDRVERTWQHLHFFQFKAFIHCRVPRVACRACGKTPQAPVPWAAKGSGFSMLMEAFVVTMCASLPVAHVARLVGVSDDRIWRVLRRHVDTARAKENFAEVRRVGVDETASRKGQRYVTLFHDLDRRRLLFATPGRDKTTFTRFTHDLRAHGGKAGQVTDWCMDLSGAYQAGAKAAAPEAAISFDPFHVVALAHKALDQVRRAEVKSHPELKHSRWGTLKAPRRWNAAQIHTMHWLQRSSLKTARAWRLKEALRRIYETAADRPTAEPLLRKWVSWARRCRLTPFKKLGATLRDHLTGILRHFDTGLSNGQVEAFNAQIQAAKARAKGYRTDANLIAISYLLCAKLRHLPRHPWLHASAQA, from the coding sequence ATGCAAGAACAACTCTTCACCCAGGCTTTGGGGCTGACGCCGCCGTGGGCGGTGGACGGCGTGTCGTTTCGTCCGGATGAGGGGGCGATCCACTTCGAGGTGTCGTGCGATGCCGCGCGCCTGGCCTGTCCGGCCTGTGGGGCGGCGGACCAGCCGGTGCACGACCGGGTGGAGCGCACCTGGCAGCACCTGCACTTCTTCCAGTTCAAGGCGTTCATCCATTGCCGCGTGCCGCGCGTGGCCTGCCGCGCGTGCGGCAAGACCCCGCAGGCACCGGTGCCGTGGGCGGCCAAGGGCTCCGGCTTTTCGATGCTGATGGAAGCCTTTGTCGTCACCATGTGCGCTTCGCTGCCCGTGGCCCATGTGGCGCGGCTCGTCGGCGTCTCGGATGACCGTATCTGGCGCGTCCTGCGCCGGCATGTCGATACCGCGCGGGCGAAGGAGAACTTCGCCGAGGTCCGGCGCGTCGGTGTCGACGAGACCGCCAGCCGCAAAGGCCAGCGCTACGTCACGCTGTTTCATGATCTCGACCGGCGCCGGCTGCTGTTTGCCACACCGGGCCGCGACAAGACCACCTTCACGCGGTTCACACACGACCTCAGGGCGCACGGGGGCAAGGCCGGCCAGGTCACGGACTGGTGCATGGACCTGTCCGGCGCCTATCAGGCCGGGGCGAAGGCGGCCGCACCGGAGGCCGCCATCAGCTTCGACCCCTTCCACGTCGTGGCGCTGGCCCACAAGGCGCTGGATCAGGTGCGGCGGGCCGAGGTCAAGTCCCACCCGGAGCTCAAGCACAGCCGCTGGGGCACGCTCAAGGCCCCGCGCCGGTGGAACGCAGCGCAGATTCACACCATGCATTGGCTGCAGCGCAGCTCGCTGAAGACCGCCCGCGCCTGGCGCCTCAAGGAGGCGCTGCGCCGCATCTACGAGACGGCAGCGGATCGCCCCACCGCCGAACCGCTGCTCCGAAAGTGGGTCTCTTGGGCACGACGGTGTCGGCTGACGCCCTTCAAGAAGCTCGGCGCCACCCTCCGCGACCACCTCACGGGCATCCTGCGGCATTTCGACACCGGCCTGTCCAACGGCCAGGTCGAGGCCTTCAACGCCCAGATCCAGGCCGCCAAGGCCCGCGCCAAGGGCTATCGCACCGACGCCAACCTGATCGCCATCAGCTACCTGCTGTGCGCCAAGCTCAGGCATCTACCCCGCCATCCATGGCTGCATGCTTCCGCTCAGGCATGA
- a CDS encoding TauD/TfdA dioxygenase family protein: protein MEPKKAIYVSEFASASIVGMTLAEAQPILRFLFEHSTQPEFTYRHSCQPGDLMIWDNRCAIHLALDDYDHGYARRLYRTTILGTPTGRLVDEKDLVT, encoded by the coding sequence ATGGAGCCAAAAAAGGCGATCTACGTCAGTGAGTTCGCCTCGGCCAGCATTGTAGGCATGACCTTAGCGGAAGCACAGCCGATTTTGCGTTTTTTGTTCGAGCACAGTACGCAGCCGGAGTTCACCTACCGCCATAGTTGCCAGCCGGGTGACTTGATGATCTGGGATAACCGCTGCGCCATTCATCTCGCACTCGACGACTACGACCACGGCTACGCGCGCAGGCTCTATCGAACCACTATCCTCGGGACGCCTACGGGCCGCCTTGTTGACGAAAAAGACCTAGTCACCTAA
- a CDS encoding nuclear transport factor 2 family protein encodes MTHESLFSPARVADRLEIQDCMYRWCRAVDRLDLDAIRDVFHPDATDDHGPYTGDIEGLIEWIGVRHQPIPFSVHIVSNMLIEFADTDIAVVESYVQTVQHYPVEAKSSLADLAAGSEGEAGKPSQLFSFARYVDRFERRNGAWKIIRRTLVQGQKLIMSPEIATPPSNWPQSRRDRNDFVYQARFEAGLK; translated from the coding sequence ATGACACATGAGTCTCTATTCTCCCCGGCGCGCGTCGCGGATCGTCTTGAGATCCAGGACTGCATGTACCGCTGGTGCCGGGCGGTCGATCGCCTTGATCTGGATGCTATCCGCGATGTTTTCCATCCTGATGCGACGGACGATCACGGCCCTTATACGGGCGATATCGAAGGCCTGATTGAGTGGATCGGCGTACGCCACCAGCCTATTCCTTTCTCGGTGCACATTGTGTCGAACATGTTGATCGAGTTTGCTGACACTGACATCGCGGTGGTTGAAAGCTACGTGCAGACGGTGCAGCACTATCCGGTGGAAGCCAAGTCGAGCCTAGCGGATCTGGCAGCGGGTTCCGAAGGCGAGGCCGGAAAGCCTTCGCAACTCTTCTCCTTTGCTCGCTACGTGGACCGCTTCGAGCGTCGTAATGGTGCATGGAAGATCATAAGGCGTACGCTGGTTCAAGGTCAAAAGCTGATCATGTCCCCTGAAATAGCGACGCCTCCGTCTAATTGGCCTCAGTCTCGTCGCGATCGCAACGATTTTGTTTATCAGGCTCGCTTCGAAGCGGGGCTAAAGTGA
- a CDS encoding MDR/zinc-dependent alcohol dehydrogenase-like family protein produces MSLFDAVGLDRAYRTVWFVLHERGALANEDRALASGVGGGLGLACINLAHTFRVQVLAGICGAKTLSQVGSSGTEVLIDILAVYVRDEVNACVLASTQNPGVSLIGSQVGATTYLTQTYVHSFRRVRRLSVALRATTFLTSKYLRVRRILSGH; encoded by the coding sequence ATGAGCCTTTTCGATGCGGTTGGCTTGGACCGCGCGTACCGGACCGTGTGGTTCGTCCTGCATGAGCGCGGCGCGCTTGCCAATGAAGATAGAGCTCTGGCTTCCGGTGTTGGCGGCGGTCTTGGCCTTGCCTGCATCAACCTCGCACACACGTTCCGTGTGCAGGTGTTAGCTGGCATCTGCGGTGCAAAGACTTTGTCCCAAGTCGGGTCGTCTGGGACCGAGGTCCTCATAGATATCTTGGCCGTCTATGTACGCGATGAGGTCAATGCTTGTGTCCTTGCATCAACACAGAATCCTGGTGTCAGCCTGATCGGCAGTCAAGTGGGCGCGACGACGTATTTGACGCAGACATACGTGCACTCGTTTCGTCGTGTCAGACGGCTGTCGGTGGCTTTGCGCGCAACGACATTCCTCACGTCGAAATATCTTCGCGTTCGCCGAATTCTCTCAGGGCACTAG
- a CDS encoding hydantoinase/oxoprolinase N-terminal domain-containing protein: MERDLKHLIAIDVGGTFTDLASFNRETGEVRSAKRLTNYGNFFESIAQCLKDAGVPLEESQSFKHGTTLVINALLERRGARIALVTTRGPPLSE; encoded by the coding sequence ATGGAGCGAGACCTGAAACATTTGATCGCCATCGACGTTGGTGGAACTTTCACTGACCTGGCGTCCTTCAACCGCGAGACGGGTGAAGTTCGTTCAGCCAAGAGACTTACCAACTACGGAAATTTCTTCGAATCAATCGCCCAATGCCTCAAGGATGCCGGCGTACCGCTTGAAGAATCGCAGAGTTTCAAGCACGGTACCACGTTGGTGATTAATGCACTGCTCGAGCGCCGCGGCGCGCGCATTGCGTTGGTCACGACGCGCGGTCCCCCGCTGTCAGAATAG
- a CDS encoding FUSC family protein yields MLLGIGLSNINLQAVYTPLDFGTFLDASSSTLIGIYTGSLCIHIVRKMGASHTADRLRRQERRDIAVLTQQANPRALEGYGNRSLDRISSITSRHPAHNDQSTNLLSWLRAGIAIGTIRQTCASLTDELREASESLLTEARLELMDRGSHTLLNRIDDALTATCKAGSRAPDALVRGLVGLRLALFEKSPPWRYAE; encoded by the coding sequence TTGCTGTTGGGAATCGGTTTGAGCAACATAAATTTGCAGGCAGTCTATACGCCGCTGGACTTTGGTACTTTCCTTGACGCAAGCTCTTCGACCCTAATTGGAATTTATACTGGCTCGCTATGTATCCATATAGTCAGGAAGATGGGGGCTTCGCACACGGCCGACCGTTTGCGCCGGCAGGAGCGCCGTGACATTGCAGTTCTGACGCAACAGGCGAATCCCCGTGCTCTGGAAGGCTATGGAAATCGATCGCTGGATCGCATATCCAGTATTACTAGTAGGCACCCCGCGCACAATGACCAAAGTACCAACCTATTATCTTGGCTGCGGGCCGGCATAGCGATTGGGACTATTCGCCAGACATGTGCCAGTTTGACTGATGAACTTCGCGAAGCTAGCGAGTCGCTGCTAACCGAGGCTCGCTTGGAACTCATGGACCGTGGTTCGCATACTTTGCTCAACCGTATCGACGATGCGCTAACTGCCACGTGCAAGGCGGGAAGCCGAGCACCGGACGCGTTAGTGAGAGGTTTGGTTGGACTACGCCTCGCATTGTTTGAAAAATCTCCTCCGTGGAGGTATGCAGAATGA
- a CDS encoding IS3 family transposase (programmed frameshift), whose amino-acid sequence MRAMSKNNANKFSPEVRERAVRLVQESRSEYPSLWVAVESIAPKIGCSAQTLLTWVKRHEVDSGQREGVTTSERERIKTLEREVRELRRANDILRTASGFFRAGGARPQTEVVNTYIDRHREVYGVEPICKVLQVASSAYRRHAARLRDPARRSDRARRDERLMPHVQRVWQENYRVYGADKVWRQLNREGVRVARCTVERLMRAQGLQGVRRGKRLRTTIADDAASRPVDRVNRQFRADRPNQLWVSDFTYVSTWQGWLYVAFVIDVYARRIVGWRVSKSMTTDFVLDALEQALYARQPGNDGSLTHHSDRGSQYVSIRYSERLAEAGIEPSVGSRGDSYDNALAETINGLYKAELIHRRAPWKTRESVELATLEWVAWFNHQRLHSSIGYIPPAEAEANYYNQLGTSAGEAVLL is encoded by the exons ATGCGAGCCATGAGCAAGAACAACGCGAACAAGTTTTCCCCGGAAGTGCGCGAGCGCGCCGTGCGCCTGGTGCAGGAGTCCCGCAGCGAGTACCCGTCGCTGTGGGTGGCGGTCGAGTCCATCGCGCCTAAGATCGGCTGCTCGGCGCAGACGCTGCTGACCTGGGTCAAGCGCCACGAAGTCGACAGCGGGCAGCGCGAAGGCGTCACCACCAGCGAGCGAGAACGCATCAAGACCCTGGAGCGTGAGGTTCGTGAACTGCGCCGGGCCAACGACATCCTGCGCACGGCCAGCG GCTTTTTTCGCGCAGGCGGAGCTCGACCGCAAACTGAAGTCGTAAACACCTACATCGACCGGCACCGGGAGGTTTACGGGGTCGAGCCGATCTGCAAGGTGTTGCAGGTTGCCTCGTCGGCCTATCGGCGCCATGCTGCGCGGCTGCGCGATCCGGCGCGGCGCAGCGACCGTGCCCGCCGCGACGAACGGCTCATGCCACACGTCCAGCGAGTCTGGCAGGAGAACTATCGCGTCTACGGCGCCGACAAGGTCTGGCGGCAGTTGAACCGCGAAGGCGTGAGGGTGGCCCGTTGTACGGTCGAACGGCTGATGCGCGCTCAGGGCCTGCAAGGCGTGCGGCGCGGCAAGCGGCTGCGAACGACCATCGCTGATGATGCGGCCAGCCGTCCAGTGGATCGGGTCAACCGGCAGTTCCGGGCCGATCGCCCCAATCAGCTCTGGGTCTCGGACTTCACCTACGTCTCGACCTGGCAGGGTTGGCTGTACGTGGCCTTCGTCATCGACGTCTACGCCCGGCGCATCGTCGGCTGGCGAGTGAGCAAGTCGATGACGACGGACTTCGTGCTTGATGCGCTGGAGCAGGCTCTATATGCCCGTCAGCCCGGCAACGATGGTTCTCTAACCCATCACTCCGACAGAGGGTCGCAATACGTCAGTATCCGCTATAGCGAGCGCCTGGCCGAAGCGGGCATCGAGCCGTCCGTGGGTAGCCGTGGTGACAGTTACGACAACGCCTTGGCCGAGACCATCAACGGCTTGTACAAGGCTGAACTAATTCACCGTCGCGCACCCTGGAAAACCAGGGAATCTGTCGAGCTGGCAACCTTGGAATGGGTTGCCTGGTTCAACCATCAACGCCTGCACTCATCCATCGGCTATATCCCGCCGGCTGAGGCTGAGGCAAACTACTACAACCAACTCGGCACATCCGCCGGTGAGGCCGTTTTACTTTAA
- a CDS encoding FUSC family protein — MLSAIESYSANHPGGWPGALATWKQEVAQRAKAGQIADSEFLEQGHNSLLVEAHSSHPWDRLLQDNFIELVSDILRLWSEVRRIYAALESRTPLEPNLANQVWQTRAFPLWPDFDVALRVSAGILLGYTVLCTLWWVTGWSQGPNALLMGTVALAFFGGADEAGKAIFTFLKFGIMALLMGAGLSYGLLPFAQDFPSFVLVMALVMLPLGAWAASNPLAILNRPGFCGGSYS, encoded by the coding sequence ATGCTTTCCGCTATAGAATCCTATTCAGCCAACCACCCTGGGGGATGGCCGGGCGCGCTCGCCACATGGAAACAGGAGGTTGCTCAAAGAGCGAAAGCTGGGCAAATTGCCGATTCTGAGTTTCTCGAACAGGGCCATAACTCGCTGTTGGTTGAAGCCCATTCAAGCCATCCGTGGGATCGCCTACTTCAGGATAACTTTATTGAACTAGTTTCAGACATATTGCGCTTGTGGTCAGAGGTGCGCCGCATATATGCCGCGCTGGAGTCGCGCACACCACTGGAACCGAACTTGGCCAATCAAGTATGGCAGACCAGAGCGTTTCCATTATGGCCTGACTTCGATGTCGCGCTACGCGTTTCCGCAGGTATTTTGCTGGGCTATACGGTTCTCTGCACATTGTGGTGGGTAACGGGGTGGAGTCAGGGGCCGAACGCTCTGTTGATGGGAACAGTGGCATTGGCGTTTTTTGGCGGCGCCGATGAGGCAGGAAAAGCAATTTTCACTTTTCTCAAGTTCGGAATTATGGCGCTCCTGATGGGAGCCGGGTTGAGCTATGGACTGCTGCCCTTTGCACAGGACTTTCCTAGCTTTGTCTTGGTCATGGCTCTCGTCATGTTGCCACTGGGCGCTTGGGCAGCCTCTAACCCCTTAGCCATCTTGAATCGCCCCGGGTTTTGCGGAGGCTCCTACTCTTGA
- a CDS encoding hydantoinase/oxoprolinase family protein produces MQFDLQYRPEEPLVPRELRLECDERMAANGTVLKAPEPQALDALIEQLRTLGVEAVAICFINAYANDAHEREVAQWIIERLPEVYVCTGTDLTREWYEYERACTACANAFVGPQMGRYAHALEAALQAGGFSGRSFFMGSGGGAISLAQAARQPIRLVESGPVGGLVGAAAYARALGLANVVALDIGGTTAKCALIKDGGFDVSSTFWIGGYERGMPIRSSIIDIVEVGAGGGSIAFVDELGRMHVGPRSAGSRPGPVAYGRGGIEPTVTDANVVLGRIDPENFLGDGMHLDAQAIEATMHERLVQPLRRATNCRDEVNGQENDTDYDLAPLAAGVLTVSSVKMAGAIRKVTVERGEDPRDFTLLAYGGGGPLHASELAREIGIPHIVVPPRAGVFAAFGMLFADMRNDATCTFLEPLEDEVMPRLRSTCEALQEEAKAGLGDRCTELSPDISYSAELRYRGQMHSLRMPIDPAQDVATLRQRFEALYTRRFGQASPRSPAEFVVLVATASAGTPTPSLQPAVSAQRLVPDTPSSADIPVQTRHVYLGDPARWLEVPIYGSIASGVERGAG; encoded by the coding sequence TTGCAATTTGACCTACAATACCGACCCGAAGAGCCGCTCGTACCACGTGAACTTAGGCTCGAATGCGATGAACGCATGGCAGCCAACGGTACTGTCCTCAAAGCGCCCGAGCCGCAAGCGCTCGATGCGCTAATCGAACAGTTGCGCACCCTCGGCGTGGAGGCGGTCGCCATCTGCTTTATCAACGCCTACGCCAACGACGCCCATGAGCGCGAAGTTGCGCAGTGGATCATCGAACGGCTACCAGAAGTCTACGTATGCACGGGGACCGATCTCACACGGGAATGGTATGAGTATGAACGGGCGTGCACCGCCTGCGCTAATGCTTTTGTCGGGCCGCAGATGGGACGCTATGCCCATGCGCTCGAGGCAGCACTGCAGGCGGGCGGATTTTCCGGCAGGAGCTTTTTCATGGGCTCTGGGGGTGGGGCAATCTCGCTGGCGCAGGCAGCTCGCCAGCCGATACGGCTGGTCGAGTCCGGTCCGGTTGGCGGCCTAGTTGGTGCGGCTGCTTACGCTAGGGCACTTGGGCTGGCTAATGTGGTCGCGCTCGACATCGGCGGCACCACAGCAAAATGCGCGCTGATTAAGGACGGCGGTTTCGATGTAAGTTCCACGTTCTGGATAGGAGGTTATGAGCGCGGAATGCCGATACGAAGCAGCATCATCGACATTGTCGAAGTCGGTGCAGGTGGTGGATCAATCGCTTTTGTCGATGAACTGGGCCGTATGCACGTCGGTCCGCGAAGTGCAGGATCTCGACCGGGGCCTGTCGCTTATGGGCGTGGCGGTATAGAACCCACAGTTACTGACGCGAATGTGGTGCTTGGGCGGATTGACCCGGAGAATTTCCTCGGGGACGGCATGCATCTGGACGCTCAGGCGATCGAAGCCACGATGCATGAACGCCTGGTACAGCCGTTGCGCCGGGCGACGAACTGCCGCGATGAGGTAAACGGTCAGGAAAACGATACCGATTACGATTTGGCGCCACTCGCGGCTGGCGTTTTGACGGTATCTTCGGTGAAGATGGCAGGGGCTATTCGAAAAGTCACGGTCGAGCGCGGTGAAGATCCGCGCGATTTCACTTTGCTGGCCTACGGCGGCGGTGGTCCATTGCACGCATCGGAACTAGCCAGAGAGATCGGCATTCCCCATATTGTCGTTCCGCCACGCGCGGGCGTGTTTGCGGCTTTCGGCATGCTCTTCGCCGACATGCGTAACGATGCGACCTGCACCTTCCTCGAGCCACTCGAAGATGAGGTGATGCCGCGACTTCGAAGTACCTGTGAGGCTCTACAAGAGGAAGCCAAGGCGGGGCTGGGGGATCGGTGTACCGAACTGTCGCCGGATATCAGCTATAGTGCCGAACTGCGCTATCGCGGCCAAATGCATTCGCTGCGTATGCCTATCGATCCGGCACAGGACGTTGCGACCCTACGCCAACGCTTCGAGGCACTTTACACGCGACGTTTTGGGCAAGCCAGCCCACGGTCGCCGGCAGAGTTCGTTGTACTCGTCGCCACGGCTTCTGCCGGCACACCCACTCCTTCATTGCAACCGGCCGTTAGCGCTCAAAGACTTGTCCCAGACACGCCAAGTTCAGCCGATATCCCGGTACAAACACGGCACGTATACCTAGGCGATCCGGCGCGTTGGCTCGAAGTGCCGATATATGGCTCCATCGCGTCTGGTGTGGAACGGGGCGCCGGATGA
- a CDS encoding transposase: MKYSAERREAILKKLLAPHNRTVSDLAREEGISEATIYNWRKQARGQGRLLPDQASDSEGWSSQDKFNAVLESAALSEVELAEYCRRRGLYAEQLRRWRTSCEQANAQSQSAARQEADALKAERRRTRDLERELRRKNAALAETAALLTLRKKARAIWGDEEE, encoded by the coding sequence ATGAAGTATTCCGCAGAACGCCGGGAAGCCATCCTGAAGAAGTTACTGGCCCCGCACAACCGCACGGTCTCCGACCTGGCACGCGAAGAAGGCATTTCCGAGGCCACGATCTATAACTGGCGCAAACAGGCCCGCGGCCAGGGCCGTTTGTTGCCAGACCAGGCGTCGGACAGCGAGGGCTGGAGCTCGCAGGACAAGTTCAACGCCGTGCTGGAAAGCGCTGCGCTGTCCGAAGTGGAGCTGGCCGAGTACTGCCGGCGCCGGGGACTGTATGCCGAGCAGTTGCGCCGCTGGCGAACGAGTTGCGAGCAGGCCAACGCGCAGAGCCAGAGCGCCGCCCGGCAGGAGGCCGACGCGCTCAAGGCTGAACGTCGCCGCACGCGCGATTTGGAGCGCGAGCTGCGCCGCAAGAACGCCGCGCTGGCTGAGACGGCAGCATTGCTGACCTTGCGAAAAAAAGCCCGGGCGATCTGGGGGGACGAGGAAGAATGA
- a CDS encoding acyl-CoA dehydrogenase family protein, producing MSDTSAVFLSEQEVMIRDSARKVANEVVATTAAARDQSQAWPHDELKSVGELGFMGMLVPDEYGGSGASFVEYCLAIEEFAAADAGFATIVHVHNSLGLTLMWSASEEQKRKYLPKLASGEHIGAFLLTEPHAGSDTAAFRTSARRDGTEYVLNGSKQFISNGSEAGLAIVLAVTDPTAGKRGKSLFLVDPKQPGYEVARVESKYGQHTAHLAQIELKDCRVPAGNLIGAEGAGYQQTMALLSHGRVAIAAQAVGVARAALEAALRYAKDREAYGAPIINLQAVSFDLADMAMHVEIAHQYVLHAARLVDANVPCAKEASMAKLFASEMAEKVCSTALQLHGGYGYLKDFPVERYCRDVRVCKIYEGTSHIQKLIIARSLA from the coding sequence ATGTCCGATACTTCCGCAGTCTTCCTGAGCGAACAGGAAGTCATGATCCGCGATTCCGCCAGAAAGGTGGCCAACGAAGTCGTCGCAACGACCGCGGCCGCGCGCGATCAGTCGCAAGCTTGGCCACATGACGAGCTGAAATCTGTGGGTGAACTCGGCTTTATGGGTATGTTGGTGCCAGACGAGTATGGCGGGTCGGGCGCAAGCTTTGTCGAATACTGTCTGGCCATTGAAGAGTTCGCGGCGGCGGATGCTGGATTTGCGACTATCGTTCATGTCCACAACAGTCTGGGTCTGACGCTGATGTGGTCGGCTAGCGAAGAACAGAAGCGTAAATACTTGCCAAAGCTTGCCAGCGGTGAGCACATTGGCGCCTTCTTGCTTACCGAGCCTCACGCCGGATCCGACACCGCGGCATTTCGCACCTCCGCGCGACGAGATGGCACTGAATACGTCCTGAACGGCAGCAAGCAATTCATTTCGAACGGCAGCGAGGCAGGCTTGGCGATCGTGCTTGCGGTCACCGATCCAACCGCCGGCAAGCGCGGAAAAAGCTTGTTCCTAGTCGACCCGAAGCAGCCCGGATACGAGGTCGCACGTGTCGAAAGTAAATATGGTCAACACACCGCACATCTCGCGCAGATCGAATTGAAGGATTGTCGCGTCCCAGCCGGAAATCTCATTGGTGCCGAAGGCGCAGGCTATCAGCAAACGATGGCATTACTGTCGCACGGCCGTGTCGCCATTGCGGCGCAGGCCGTTGGGGTCGCTCGTGCCGCGCTGGAGGCGGCCTTGCGGTACGCCAAGGACCGGGAAGCGTATGGCGCCCCGATCATCAACTTGCAGGCGGTCAGCTTCGACTTGGCAGACATGGCGATGCATGTAGAGATTGCCCATCAGTATGTGTTGCATGCCGCACGCTTGGTCGATGCGAACGTTCCATGCGCGAAGGAAGCGTCGATGGCGAAGCTGTTCGCTAGCGAGATGGCGGAGAAGGTGTGCTCTACCGCGCTACAACTCCATGGTGGGTACGGCTACCTCAAAGATTTCCCGGTCGAACGCTATTGCCGGGACGTCCGTGTCTGCAAGATCTATGAAGGCACGAGCCATATTCAGAAGCTCATCATTGCGCGTAGTCTGGCCTAG
- a CDS encoding MBL fold metallo-hydrolase, with product MNTEDEGSTAAKLGLTYPCGEVPEAGTAREIAQGVQWIRMPLPFQLDHINMWAIRDGAGWSLVDTGIWSPDTAAAWRRLFSGVLGDPVTRVFVTHMHPDHIGMAGWLTRKFGCKLWISRLEYLSCRVLGADTGREAPEDAVQFYRRAGWNDEDIENYRTRFGAFGKMIYALPDSYRRLRDGEELYIGGRLWRVVVGTGHSPEHVCLYCPELKQLISGDQILPRISSNVSVFPTEPEANPLSDWLDSLEKLRREVPDDVLVLPSHNEPFHGLHHRIDSLLQSQQRALERLRKALCEPRRVIDVYGALFARAITSDHHLMSMATGESLAHLNYLVARGEASVRIGDDGCAWYQMTAA from the coding sequence ATGAACACTGAAGACGAAGGTAGCACAGCTGCCAAGCTTGGCCTGACATATCCGTGCGGAGAGGTTCCAGAGGCGGGAACCGCCAGGGAAATCGCGCAGGGGGTGCAGTGGATACGCATGCCCCTGCCGTTCCAACTCGACCATATCAACATGTGGGCAATCCGTGATGGGGCCGGCTGGTCGCTGGTGGATACCGGCATCTGGTCGCCCGATACGGCGGCGGCTTGGCGCCGGTTGTTTTCCGGTGTGCTCGGGGATCCTGTGACGCGCGTCTTCGTCACCCATATGCATCCCGACCATATCGGCATGGCGGGCTGGCTGACCCGGAAGTTTGGCTGCAAGCTATGGATCAGTCGCCTGGAGTACCTGAGCTGTCGCGTGCTAGGCGCCGATACCGGTCGTGAAGCGCCGGAGGACGCCGTGCAATTCTATCGTCGGGCCGGCTGGAATGACGAAGACATCGAAAACTACCGTACGCGGTTCGGCGCCTTCGGCAAGATGATCTATGCTTTGCCCGACAGTTATCGGCGCCTGCGGGATGGCGAAGAGCTTTATATCGGCGGACGGCTCTGGCGCGTCGTGGTGGGCACGGGGCATTCGCCAGAGCATGTTTGCCTGTACTGCCCTGAGCTAAAGCAGCTGATCTCGGGCGACCAGATATTGCCCCGCATATCATCCAACGTCTCGGTATTTCCCACCGAGCCGGAAGCTAACCCACTCTCAGACTGGCTGGATTCGCTTGAAAAACTGAGGCGCGAAGTCCCGGACGACGTACTGGTGCTTCCTTCACATAATGAGCCGTTTCATGGCTTGCATCATCGGATCGACTCTCTTTTGCAGAGCCAGCAGCGCGCGCTCGAGCGGCTGCGGAAAGCTCTGTGCGAACCGCGGCGTGTGATCGACGTATACGGGGCACTGTTCGCCCGGGCTATCACCTCGGACCACCATTTGATGAGCATGGCGACGGGAGAAAGTTTGGCCCATCTCAACTATCTCGTAGCCCGAGGTGAAGCTTCGGTGCGAATCGGAGACGACGGCTGCGCCTGGTATCAGATGACCGCCGCCTAA